From one Plectropomus leopardus isolate mb chromosome 8, YSFRI_Pleo_2.0, whole genome shotgun sequence genomic stretch:
- the irx7 gene encoding iroquois homeobox 7, with amino-acid sequence MPASQSGIGSFFLERNISSMPTGYQIPVLGCPPGVQQQQQQHLAAMAAGVPITYSGLQGYNFIPYAHHRHIAHMNNAFDLKAASPYHHALLARGGAFYPPYRPGAAEDPGRVAKVATRESTGALKAWLNEHLKNPYPTKGEKIMLAIITKMSLTQVSTWFANARRRLKKENRVSWACKGKSDEEDDEQEGESDDADSSVQNCHLDDEDAPQSERADTAERADSSVDLEMPQQQPSGQDQDRELALVKKVEKSDSDHTIAALESKENTQKPKIWSLAETATSETVKKPADSIYHPAGKLWAEWASRNGLFVPSCYTTHEIV; translated from the exons ATGCCCGCATCGCAAAGTGGAATTGGCAGCTTTTTCTTGGAGCGGAACATCAGCAGCATGCCGACTGGATATCAGATCCCGGTGCTGGGATGCCCGCCGGGtgtgcagcagcaacaacagcagcatctgGCCGCGATGGCAGCTGGAGTTCCCATAACGTACTCAGGACTACAGGGATACAACTTCATCCCGTATGCGCACCACAGGCACATCGCACACATG AACAACGCTTTCGACTTGAAGGCCGCCTCTCCCTACCATCACGCGCTGCTGGCACGCGGGGGTGCGTTTTACCCGCCGTATCGCCCCGGAGCAGCCGAGGACCCGGGCAGAGTCGCCAAAGTGGCCACCCGAGAGAGCACCGGGGCACTGAAGGCCTGGCTGAACGAGCACTTGAAGAACCCGTATCCAACCAAAGGCGAGAAAATCATGCTCGCCATCATCACCAAAATGAGCCTCACGCAGGTGTCCACGTGGTTCGCCAACGCGAGGCGGCGCCTGAAGAAGGAGAACCGCGTGAGCTGGGCGTGTAAGGGGAAATCAGACGAGGAGGATGACGAgcaggagggagagagcgaCGATGCGGACAGCTCCGTGCAGAACTGTCACCTGGATGACGAGGATGCGCCTCAAAGTGAGCGCGCAGACACAGCTGAGCGCGCGGACAGCTCTGTGGATTTGGAGATGCCGCAGCAGCAGCCGAGCGGCCAGGATCAGGACAGGGAACTTGCACTTGTCAAGAAGGTTGAAAAGAGCGACTCTGATCACACAATAGCCGCTCTGGagagcaaagaaaacacacagaaacccAAAATCTGGTCTTTGGCTGAGACTGCCACGTCAGAGACCGTGAAGAAACCCGCGGACAGTATTTACCATCCGGCCGGGAAACTGTGGGCAGAGTGGGCCTCAAGAAACGGGCTGTTTGTCCCGTCATGTTACACCACTCATGAAATAGTCTAA